Proteins from one Flavobacterium sp. N2038 genomic window:
- a CDS encoding putative porin — MRIFIFLYLLVVPTLLFSQEKTTSKKGLDMNSKYSSITDTVKKKKAKIATIDQYQIITLEHDTTYVDTSLTIKSAYRQNYLRKDNFGLLSFSNIGQTYNTLQYSLTSFSPYPEIGFSGKHFDYLQAEDIRYYSAATPLTELFFNTTINKGQNVDSFITLNTSKNLNFSIAYRGLRSEGDYINQLVSVGNFRFTTSYTTTNKRYALNAHVTYQDVTNEENGGITTPEDFESDNKDYKNRQRLQVYLTDAQSLLKGRRFFLDHAFRVNPTGGDNNLYVTHQFNYEGKYFEYKQPTLLSNVGTTSVQRFGAAYVTGNINDQTRFEKLYNKVGLAYENTLLGKFNFFVDDYRSNFEYDRIIVKKDGTVIPNNLFLQINNVGGQYEYQKNKWNGRFLYTRSITNQSLSDLDAKLRYDLNEKIQFDFRFRNINKLPNNNYNLYQSSYVEYNWSNNFKNEKINQLGANVFTPWLNAEVQYSVLKDHLYFADVSTPAQAAANVQIINPAQYGNAINYFSVKASREFTFGKFALDNTLLYQKVDQSDLILNVPDFVTRNTLYYSTHFFKKALFMQTGIIFNYFTKYYGNSYNPVVGEFFVQNTKEIGNYANFDFFVNARIRQTRIYLKAEHFNAAFSQSNYYSAPNNPYRDFVIRFGLVWNFFQ, encoded by the coding sequence ATGAGAATATTCATTTTTCTATATCTATTAGTTGTACCTACATTATTGTTTTCTCAGGAAAAAACTACTTCTAAAAAGGGTTTAGACATGAATTCTAAATATTCAAGTATAACCGATACTGTAAAAAAGAAAAAAGCAAAAATTGCGACAATCGATCAATATCAAATAATTACATTAGAACATGATACAACTTATGTTGATACGTCTTTAACAATAAAAAGCGCTTATAGACAAAACTATCTTCGAAAAGATAATTTTGGATTACTCTCTTTTTCGAACATTGGGCAAACTTATAATACATTACAATATAGTCTGACCAGTTTTTCTCCTTATCCGGAAATTGGTTTTTCAGGAAAACATTTTGATTACCTGCAGGCGGAGGATATTAGATATTATTCGGCAGCAACTCCATTAACAGAGTTATTTTTTAACACAACTATAAATAAAGGTCAAAACGTAGATTCTTTTATTACGTTGAATACATCCAAAAACCTTAATTTTTCGATTGCTTACAGAGGTTTGCGTTCAGAAGGGGATTATATAAATCAATTAGTAAGTGTTGGAAATTTTAGATTTACAACCAGTTATACTACTACAAATAAACGATATGCCTTAAATGCTCACGTGACTTATCAGGATGTTACCAACGAAGAAAATGGTGGAATAACAACTCCTGAAGATTTTGAAAGTGATAATAAGGACTATAAAAACAGGCAACGTCTACAAGTGTATTTAACGGATGCCCAATCTCTGCTAAAAGGAAGAAGATTCTTTTTAGACCATGCTTTTAGGGTAAATCCAACGGGAGGAGATAATAATTTATATGTAACACATCAATTTAATTACGAAGGCAAATATTTCGAGTACAAACAGCCAACATTGCTTTCTAATGTAGGGACAACATCTGTTCAACGTTTTGGTGCAGCTTACGTAACTGGTAATATCAATGACCAGACTCGTTTTGAGAAGCTATATAATAAGGTAGGATTAGCATATGAAAATACACTATTGGGGAAATTTAATTTTTTTGTTGACGATTACAGATCAAATTTTGAATACGATCGAATTATTGTAAAAAAAGACGGGACAGTTATTCCAAATAATTTATTCCTGCAGATTAATAATGTTGGAGGACAATATGAATATCAGAAAAACAAATGGAATGGCCGTTTCTTATATACGCGCTCCATTACCAATCAGTCACTTTCTGATCTTGATGCAAAGCTGAGATATGATTTAAATGAAAAAATTCAATTTGATTTCAGATTTAGAAACATTAATAAACTGCCAAACAATAACTACAATTTATACCAAAGCAGTTATGTAGAATACAATTGGTCAAATAATTTTAAAAATGAAAAGATTAATCAGCTAGGTGCGAATGTTTTTACACCCTGGTTAAATGCTGAGGTACAATATTCTGTATTAAAGGATCATTTATATTTTGCAGATGTTTCGACTCCTGCTCAGGCAGCAGCAAATGTTCAGATTATAAATCCTGCACAATATGGAAATGCAATCAATTATTTTTCTGTAAAAGCAAGCAGAGAGTTTACGTTTGGAAAATTTGCATTAGACAATACACTTTTGTATCAAAAAGTAGATCAGTCCGATTTAATCTTAAATGTGCCTGATTTTGTAACGAGAAACACATTGTATTATTCAACTCATTTTTTCAAGAAAGCATTGTTTATGCAAACAGGTATCATATTTAATTATTTTACCAAATACTATGGAAATAGTTATAACCCGGTTGTTGGAGAGTTTTTTGTTCAGAATACAAAAGAAATTGGAAACTATGCCAATTTTGATTTTTTTGTAAATGCAAGAATTCGTCAAACCAGAATTTATTTAAAAGCAGAGCACTTTAATGCTGCTTTTTCTCAAAGTAATTATTACTCAGCGCCTAATAATCCTTATCGTGATTTTGTTATCCGATTTGGTTTAGTTTGGAATTTCTTCCAATAA
- a CDS encoding pyridoxal-phosphate dependent enzyme, which yields MDFSKNILETIGNTPLVKLNKIVAEIDALVLAKVETFNPGNSVKDRMAVKMIEDAEADGRLKPGGTIIEGTSGNTGMGLALVAIVKGYKLICVISDKQSKEKMDILRAVGAKVVVCPTDVEPTDPRSYYSVSKRLAEETPNSWYVNQYDNMSNSLAHYEQTGPEIWKQTEGKITHFVVGVGTGGTISGVGKYLKEKNPNIKIWGIDTYGSVFKKYHETGIFDENEIYSYITEGIGEDILPKNVDFSLIDGFTKVTDKDAAVYTRKIALEEAIFVGNSAGACIKGLLQLKEHFKPDDVVVVLFHDSGSRYVGKMFNDDWMRERGFLEENITKAEDVIKDHIDKELIVVRTEELVSHAIERMRKYKISQIPVVDINGFVGSVDETDLFRSYVADKNVAEKPIKEVMGKPFPIVKKGTPIEEVSKLFTKENDAVLVDLGNGHHHIITKYDIIGSIK from the coding sequence ATGGACTTTTCAAAAAATATTTTAGAAACAATAGGGAATACACCACTAGTAAAACTCAACAAAATTGTTGCTGAAATTGATGCATTAGTATTGGCAAAAGTCGAAACTTTTAATCCCGGGAATTCTGTAAAAGACAGAATGGCCGTTAAGATGATTGAAGACGCAGAGGCTGATGGAAGACTAAAACCCGGAGGAACTATTATTGAGGGAACTTCTGGTAATACCGGAATGGGACTGGCCCTTGTTGCAATTGTAAAAGGATATAAACTAATTTGTGTTATATCGGATAAGCAATCTAAAGAGAAAATGGATATTTTACGTGCTGTTGGTGCAAAAGTTGTCGTTTGTCCAACAGATGTAGAGCCAACAGACCCACGTTCATACTACTCTGTTTCTAAGCGTTTGGCAGAAGAAACACCAAATTCATGGTACGTAAATCAATATGATAATATGTCAAATTCTTTGGCACATTATGAGCAAACCGGGCCAGAAATCTGGAAACAAACAGAAGGTAAAATAACTCATTTTGTGGTTGGAGTAGGAACCGGAGGAACAATTTCTGGTGTGGGGAAATATTTAAAAGAGAAAAATCCAAACATCAAAATTTGGGGAATTGATACCTATGGATCCGTTTTTAAAAAATACCATGAAACGGGAATTTTTGATGAAAACGAAATCTACTCTTATATCACAGAAGGAATTGGAGAAGATATTTTACCTAAAAATGTTGACTTTTCTTTAATTGACGGTTTTACAAAAGTAACAGATAAAGATGCAGCAGTTTACACCAGAAAGATTGCACTTGAAGAGGCTATTTTTGTTGGTAATTCTGCGGGAGCTTGTATTAAAGGATTATTACAGTTAAAAGAACATTTCAAGCCAGATGATGTTGTAGTGGTTCTTTTTCACGATTCAGGAAGTCGTTATGTAGGTAAAATGTTCAATGACGACTGGATGCGTGAGCGTGGATTTCTTGAAGAGAATATTACCAAGGCAGAAGACGTTATTAAAGACCACATAGATAAAGAATTAATTGTGGTGCGTACAGAAGAATTAGTATCGCATGCTATTGAGCGTATGCGTAAATACAAAATTTCTCAAATTCCGGTTGTAGATATAAACGGATTTGTTGGATCTGTTGATGAAACAGACCTATTCAGAAGTTATGTAGCTGATAAAAATGTTGCCGAAAAACCTATTAAAGAAGTAATGGGTAAGCCTTTTCCAATTGTAAAAAAGGGAACTCCGATAGAAGAAGTTTCTAAACTTTTCACAAAAGAAAACGATGCCGTTTTAGTTGATTTAGGAAACGGACATCATCATATTATTACTAAATATGATATAATCGGATCAATAAAATAG
- a CDS encoding 3'-5' exonuclease encodes MNFTAIDFETATSYHPCSVGIVTVQNGVIVDEFVTLIKPPNNIYNPYTIQVHGIYPRDTVNAKSFAQVYPEIEKRLKNRVVVAHNESFDRNVLMKSMLLYGLNYEDLNIAAKWECTVKIYKAKGVKPTKLSDCCREMNIQLNHHEALSDARACAKLYMLQ; translated from the coding sequence ATGAATTTTACAGCAATAGATTTTGAAACAGCAACCAGCTATCATCCGTGTTCAGTAGGGATTGTTACGGTTCAAAATGGAGTAATAGTGGACGAATTTGTCACTTTAATAAAACCACCAAATAATATATACAATCCGTATACTATTCAGGTGCATGGTATTTATCCTCGCGATACAGTAAATGCTAAATCATTTGCACAGGTATATCCGGAAATTGAAAAAAGATTAAAAAACAGAGTTGTAGTAGCTCACAATGAAAGTTTTGATCGTAATGTTTTAATGAAGTCAATGCTGCTTTACGGATTGAATTATGAAGACTTAAACATAGCTGCAAAATGGGAATGTACAGTTAAAATATATAAAGCAAAAGGTGTAAAACCTACCAAACTGAGTGATTGTTGTCGTGAAATGAATATTCAGCTAAATCATCACGAAGCATTATCAGATGCAAGAGCTTGTGCCAAATTATATATGCTTCAATAA
- a CDS encoding SusD/RagB family nutrient-binding outer membrane lipoprotein — MKKILLLMSFIGIATSCSTDITDMNVDPKRPTTTKAEYMFTNAEKKLVDQMASTSVNLNVFRLFAQQWAETTYPNESQYDLTARKIPDSHFRVLYRDVLADFYDAKGMINKQVTESDEAANVKQNKLALIDILEAYTYSILVDTFGNVPYTQAGDIVKYPLPAYDDAQTIYKDLITRLAADVAVLKKNAASPNFGGADIIYAGDAASNGKWVKFANSLIVRLAVNISDVDQAYAATQVQAAIASGVMTANADNTKLVYLTTSGNQNPLYADLVVSKRDDFIPAETFVAAMDAVVPGGDPRMTKYFVNATKPAPVIPAGRTFVGGTYGEANVFATYSHISATLNNPAYPATIFDYSELQFLLAEAAEKGLIPGGSAAAKTYYDAAITASMTDWGVAPASITTYLAQPKVSYTNPLSGATWKEKIGMQAWFALYNRGFEAWTSYRRLDFPILKSPTTAVNKNILTVPVRYTYPGVEQSVNGTNYKKAASDIGGDLMNTKLFWDKF, encoded by the coding sequence ATGAAAAAAATACTTTTATTAATGTCTTTTATCGGTATTGCTACATCATGTAGTACTGATATTACAGATATGAACGTTGATCCTAAAAGACCAACGACAACCAAAGCAGAATACATGTTTACTAATGCTGAAAAGAAATTAGTAGACCAGATGGCAAGTACAAGTGTTAACTTAAACGTTTTTAGATTGTTTGCTCAACAATGGGCAGAAACGACTTATCCTAATGAAAGTCAATACGATCTAACAGCAAGAAAAATTCCGGATAGCCATTTTCGTGTTTTGTACAGAGATGTCTTAGCTGATTTTTATGATGCTAAAGGGATGATTAATAAGCAAGTTACTGAATCTGACGAAGCTGCTAATGTTAAGCAAAATAAATTAGCTCTTATTGATATTTTAGAAGCTTATACTTATAGTATTTTAGTGGATACTTTCGGAAACGTTCCTTACACACAAGCAGGTGATATTGTAAAATATCCATTACCAGCTTATGATGATGCTCAGACAATCTACAAAGATCTTATTACAAGATTAGCAGCTGATGTTGCAGTATTGAAAAAAAATGCCGCAAGTCCAAACTTTGGTGGTGCAGATATTATTTATGCAGGTGATGCAGCAAGTAATGGAAAATGGGTAAAATTTGCTAACTCATTAATCGTAAGATTAGCAGTAAACATTTCAGATGTAGATCAGGCTTATGCAGCTACTCAGGTTCAGGCAGCTATTGCTTCTGGTGTAATGACTGCTAATGCAGATAATACTAAATTAGTTTACTTAACTACTTCAGGAAATCAAAACCCTTTATATGCTGATCTAGTGGTTAGTAAGAGAGATGATTTTATTCCGGCTGAAACTTTTGTTGCAGCAATGGATGCTGTTGTACCAGGTGGAGATCCAAGGATGACAAAATATTTTGTTAATGCTACAAAACCAGCTCCGGTTATTCCAGCAGGAAGAACTTTTGTTGGAGGTACTTATGGTGAAGCTAACGTTTTTGCAACGTACTCACATATAAGCGCTACATTAAATAATCCAGCTTATCCAGCTACAATATTTGACTATTCTGAATTGCAATTTTTATTGGCTGAAGCAGCTGAGAAAGGCTTAATTCCTGGTGGTTCGGCTGCAGCAAAAACGTATTATGATGCTGCGATTACTGCTTCGATGACAGATTGGGGAGTAGCACCAGCAAGTATTACGACTTATTTGGCACAACCAAAAGTAAGTTATACAAACCCATTAAGTGGAGCAACCTGGAAAGAGAAAATTGGTATGCAAGCTTGGTTTGCTCTTTATAATAGAGGATTTGAGGCATGGACATCTTACAGAAGATTAGATTTCCCTATTTTGAAATCACCAACTACTGCTGTAAATAAAAACATCCTTACAGTTCCGGTTAGATATACTTATCCAGGAGTTGAGCAGTCAGTTAACGGAACAAATTATAAAAAAGCTGCCAGCGATATTGGTGGAGATTTAATGAATACAAAATTATTCTGGGATAAGTTTTAA
- a CDS encoding SusC/RagA family TonB-linked outer membrane protein produces MKLKFNGFLVLLLVLMAQLTFAQERAVSGIVSDNAGMPLPGVSVLVKGTKVGTQTDFDGKYSIKAAPSQILVFTYIGMRSQELAASSTAVNVKLVSSSVELEGVVVTALGIKREKKSLGYASQEIKGADLNSGVASGNFLNELSGKAAGVNIRKNTNFGGSTNVVSRGVKNLTGDNQMLIVIDGMPINNANTNSSAGKQTEGARNTYDYGNAAMDINPDDIETLNVLKGAAAAALYGWQAGNGVIMITTKKGKAKKGLGITVSSEFTVGSVDKKTFPVYQNKYGQGYGPTYDANGNPKGVPVGPTGAFFTIDSKGNQVATTTDDASYGVAFDPSLSVYQWDAYSIYSPNYGKKTEWKAAKNGPITFFQKATTFNNSVSMEDGNDKTNFVLNFNNYKENGILPNSELKKNNLSVKINHKFTDRLSANVFANYMTQNTVGRNTTGYGGDNIMGSFRQWWATNVDIQAQKDVYEKSGGQNISWNMADPANGNTSPKYADNPYFTRYNNYQSDERNRFIGYAQLDYKFANWLSATGKVSTDSYSELREERKAVGSLPATFGINRLAVGSGYQKYSGMFSEQNYQLTLNFNHKLTEDISLNGLAGLNALRTRRTSTLGSTDGGLIIPGIYALSNSLNPAPYSIEAEDNSGVNSAYASASLGYRDFLYLDGTVRNDAFSTLPKGGNSVNTFSTSASYVFTKHVNAEWLTFGKLRASYAENPQGNIDLYALQSVFSKFNNFGSNPLYSRPDISANPDLHTVKTKSQEIGLEMQFFDRRIGFETSVYKSLSSDQIFPVDYSTSSGYSSRYANAGSVENRGIEVQFNATPVRSKDFQWDIFVNWSKNENTVEALAPGIETLTLGTFQGGVSIIAKPGHAYGDIIGKDYVYAADGQKVTKGGTYLMTESVTNVIGNVTPDWIGGIRNKFTYKQVSLGFLIDMQKGGDIFSLDQYYGQNSGLYESTAGVNELGNPVRNTLANGGGVILPGVNADGTPNTTRTPAPEVAGGIYGYTKNPQKAFVYDASYVKLREVNITYSFPSTLVSKLKLTDLRLSLVGSNLWIIHKNLPDADPESGISSGNLSSGYSGGSLPTTRNIGCNLTLKF; encoded by the coding sequence ATGAAACTAAAGTTTAATGGATTCTTAGTGCTACTACTAGTACTTATGGCGCAACTTACCTTTGCGCAAGAAAGAGCTGTTTCAGGAATTGTTTCCGATAATGCAGGAATGCCTTTGCCAGGTGTGAGTGTATTAGTTAAAGGGACAAAAGTTGGAACACAAACAGATTTTGATGGAAAATATTCTATCAAAGCAGCACCAAGTCAAATCTTGGTATTTACTTATATTGGGATGAGATCTCAAGAATTAGCAGCTAGCTCAACTGCAGTAAATGTAAAATTAGTAAGTTCATCAGTTGAACTTGAAGGTGTAGTAGTAACAGCATTAGGGATTAAAAGAGAGAAAAAATCTTTAGGTTACGCTTCACAAGAAATTAAAGGTGCTGATTTAAATTCAGGGGTTGCAAGTGGAAACTTTCTTAATGAGCTTTCTGGAAAAGCTGCTGGTGTAAATATTAGAAAGAATACCAATTTTGGAGGGTCTACAAACGTAGTTTCCAGAGGTGTTAAAAACTTAACAGGAGATAACCAAATGCTTATTGTTATTGATGGTATGCCTATCAATAATGCTAATACAAATTCAAGTGCAGGAAAACAAACTGAAGGAGCACGTAACACATACGATTATGGTAACGCTGCTATGGATATTAATCCGGATGATATTGAAACATTAAACGTTCTGAAAGGTGCGGCAGCAGCTGCATTGTATGGATGGCAGGCTGGAAATGGTGTAATTATGATTACAACCAAAAAAGGAAAAGCTAAAAAAGGATTGGGAATAACTGTTTCTAGTGAATTTACTGTAGGTTCAGTAGATAAAAAAACGTTCCCTGTTTATCAAAACAAATACGGTCAGGGTTATGGACCAACTTATGATGCTAATGGTAATCCTAAAGGTGTTCCGGTTGGACCAACAGGAGCTTTCTTTACAATTGACAGTAAAGGAAACCAAGTGGCAACTACAACAGATGATGCTTCTTATGGTGTAGCTTTTGATCCAAGTCTTTCTGTGTATCAATGGGATGCTTATTCTATTTATTCTCCAAACTACGGTAAAAAAACAGAATGGAAAGCAGCTAAAAATGGTCCTATTACCTTTTTTCAGAAAGCGACTACATTCAACAATTCTGTCTCTATGGAGGATGGTAATGACAAAACTAATTTTGTTTTGAACTTCAATAACTATAAAGAAAACGGAATATTACCAAATAGTGAATTAAAGAAAAACAATTTAAGTGTTAAAATCAATCATAAGTTTACAGATAGACTTTCTGCTAATGTATTTGCAAACTATATGACTCAAAATACGGTTGGTAGAAATACAACAGGATATGGTGGAGATAATATCATGGGGTCATTCCGTCAATGGTGGGCAACAAACGTTGATATTCAGGCTCAAAAAGATGTTTATGAAAAATCAGGAGGACAAAACATATCTTGGAATATGGCAGATCCTGCGAACGGAAATACTAGCCCTAAATATGCTGATAATCCTTATTTTACAAGATACAATAATTATCAGTCTGATGAGAGAAACCGTTTTATCGGGTACGCTCAGTTAGATTATAAATTTGCAAACTGGTTATCTGCAACTGGAAAAGTAAGTACAGATAGTTATTCTGAATTACGTGAAGAAAGAAAAGCAGTAGGTTCTTTACCGGCTACATTTGGAATAAACAGATTAGCAGTAGGTTCAGGATACCAAAAGTATAGTGGAATGTTTTCTGAGCAAAACTATCAGTTAACGTTGAATTTTAATCATAAATTAACTGAAGATATTTCGTTAAACGGTTTAGCAGGTCTTAATGCTTTAAGAACAAGACGTACTTCTACACTTGGTTCTACAGATGGAGGACTTATTATTCCTGGAATTTATGCATTATCTAATTCATTAAATCCAGCTCCATATTCAATCGAAGCTGAAGATAATTCTGGAGTAAACAGTGCTTATGCATCTGCTTCTTTAGGTTACAGAGACTTTTTATACTTAGATGGTACTGTACGTAATGATGCGTTTTCTACATTACCAAAAGGAGGTAACTCTGTAAATACATTCTCTACATCTGCAAGTTACGTTTTCACTAAACATGTTAACGCAGAATGGTTGACTTTTGGAAAATTAAGAGCAAGTTATGCTGAAAACCCACAAGGAAATATTGACTTGTATGCATTACAAAGCGTTTTTAGCAAATTCAATAACTTCGGATCAAACCCGTTGTACTCAAGACCTGATATTAGTGCTAATCCGGATTTACATACTGTAAAAACTAAATCTCAGGAGATTGGTTTAGAGATGCAATTTTTTGATAGAAGAATAGGTTTTGAAACAAGTGTTTATAAAAGTTTAAGTTCTGATCAGATTTTCCCTGTAGATTATTCTACATCTTCAGGATATTCTTCAAGATATGCAAATGCAGGTTCTGTTGAGAATAGAGGTATTGAGGTGCAGTTTAATGCAACTCCGGTAAGATCAAAAGATTTTCAATGGGATATTTTTGTAAACTGGTCTAAAAACGAAAACACAGTTGAGGCTTTAGCGCCAGGAATTGAAACATTAACTTTAGGAACATTCCAAGGTGGTGTAAGTATTATTGCAAAACCAGGTCATGCTTATGGTGATATCATTGGTAAAGATTACGTGTATGCTGCAGACGGACAAAAAGTAACTAAAGGAGGAACTTATTTAATGACTGAATCTGTTACTAATGTAATCGGAAATGTTACTCCAGACTGGATTGGTGGAATTCGTAACAAATTTACATACAAACAAGTTTCTTTAGGATTCTTAATTGATATGCAAAAAGGTGGTGATATTTTCTCTTTAGATCAATATTACGGACAAAACTCAGGTTTGTATGAGTCTACAGCCGGAGTTAACGAGTTAGGAAACCCAGTAAGAAATACATTGGCTAATGGTGGTGGAGTTATTCTTCCAGGTGTGAATGCTGACGGTACACCAAATACAACAAGAACACCAGCTCCAGAAGTAGCAGGAGGTATCTACGGATATACTAAAAACCCACAAAAAGCATTCGTATACGATGCAAGTTATGTGAAATTAAGAGAAGTGAATATTACTTACAGTTTCCCATCAACATTGGTTTCTAAATTAAAATTAACAGATTTAAGACTTTCTTTAGTTGGATCTAACTTATGGATCATTCATAAAAATCTTCCAGATGCAGATCCGGAGAGTGGAATCAGTTCAGGTAACTTGTCTTCAGGTTATTCAGGAGGGTCACTACCTACAACAAGAAACATTGGTTGTAATCTAACATTAAAATTCTAA